From the genome of Cinclus cinclus chromosome 12, bCinCin1.1, whole genome shotgun sequence, one region includes:
- the TMEM40 gene encoding transmembrane protein 40 isoform X1: MENLDVLISDLTEEQRDIFQRVFAADAKYLENHEKMNQSFWESLVKCLATTDPPILNTEEKNNLLNSCDVLPGGCAACLKAIEKKGVRAMALLYLLLKTSNPSGYKQLPSSKGKDEKFKLLKRLEKDFVYSEEDKKSENSSHVSMDEDTQDSDEEDLGRQKTEGQSLGGIPAEVVPYRDSEIARREDSDADAYEKESTHPPQWTVRWMGIRKDDEFFHFVILCFAIGALLVCYYYHKDWTISLGIGLITFASLETTGIYFGLVYRIRSVLDSFVPLIDRFRLRGIRKAA; encoded by the exons ATGGAGAATTTGGATGTCCTGATCTCAGATCTTACTGAAGAACAGCGAG ACATTTTTCAGAGAGTATTTGCTGCTGATGCTAAGTACTTGGAGAATCATGAGAAGATGAACCAATCCTTCTGGGAATCACTTGTAAAATGCTTGGCCACTACTGACCCACCTATCCTGAATACTGAAGAAAAGAACAAT CTCCTTAACAGCTGTGATGTCCTTCCTGgaggctgtgctgcctgcctgAAAGCCatagaaaaaaaaggagtcaGGGCAATGGCTCTTCTTTaccttttgctgaagacttccaaCCCATCTGGGTACAAGCAGCTGCCCAGCTCCAAGGGAAAGG atgaaaaattcaaACTCCTGAAGAGATTGGAAAAGGATTTTGTATATTCAGAAGAGGATAAAAAGTCTGAAAACTCATCCCATGTGTCCATGGATGAAGATACACAAG ACAGTGATGAAGAAGATTTAGGAAGACAGAAGACTGAAGGCCAGTCACTTGGAG GAATACCAGCAGAGGTGGTTCCCTACAGAGATTCAG AGATTGCCAGAAGAGAAGATTCAGATGCAGATG CATATGAGAAGGAGAGCACTCACCCCCCTCAGTGGACAGTACGGTGGATGGGCATACGGAAAGATG ATGAATTCTTTCATTTTGTCATTCTTTGCTTTGCAATTGGAGCTTTACTAGTTTGCTACTACTACCACAAAG ATTGGACTATTTCTCTTGGGATTGGTTTAATCACCTTTGCTTCCCTGGAAACCACTGGGATATACTTTGGTCTAG TGTACCGAATTCGGAGTGTCCTTGACAGCTTTGTTCCTCTGATTGACAGATTCAGGCTGAGAG GCATTAGAAAAGCTGCCTAG
- the TMEM40 gene encoding transmembrane protein 40 isoform X2, producing MENLDVLISDLTEEQRDIFQRVFAADAKYLENHEKMNQSFWESLVKCLATTDPPILNTEEKNNLLNSCDVLPGGCAACLKAIEKKGVRAMALLYLLLKTSNPSGYKQLPSSKGKDEKFKLLKRLEKDFVYSEEDKKSENSSHVSMDEDTQDSDEEDLGRQKTEGQSLGEIARREDSDADAYEKESTHPPQWTVRWMGIRKDDEFFHFVILCFAIGALLVCYYYHKDWTISLGIGLITFASLETTGIYFGLVYRIRSVLDSFVPLIDRFRLRGIRKAA from the exons ATGGAGAATTTGGATGTCCTGATCTCAGATCTTACTGAAGAACAGCGAG ACATTTTTCAGAGAGTATTTGCTGCTGATGCTAAGTACTTGGAGAATCATGAGAAGATGAACCAATCCTTCTGGGAATCACTTGTAAAATGCTTGGCCACTACTGACCCACCTATCCTGAATACTGAAGAAAAGAACAAT CTCCTTAACAGCTGTGATGTCCTTCCTGgaggctgtgctgcctgcctgAAAGCCatagaaaaaaaaggagtcaGGGCAATGGCTCTTCTTTaccttttgctgaagacttccaaCCCATCTGGGTACAAGCAGCTGCCCAGCTCCAAGGGAAAGG atgaaaaattcaaACTCCTGAAGAGATTGGAAAAGGATTTTGTATATTCAGAAGAGGATAAAAAGTCTGAAAACTCATCCCATGTGTCCATGGATGAAGATACACAAG ACAGTGATGAAGAAGATTTAGGAAGACAGAAGACTGAAGGCCAGTCACTTGGAG AGATTGCCAGAAGAGAAGATTCAGATGCAGATG CATATGAGAAGGAGAGCACTCACCCCCCTCAGTGGACAGTACGGTGGATGGGCATACGGAAAGATG ATGAATTCTTTCATTTTGTCATTCTTTGCTTTGCAATTGGAGCTTTACTAGTTTGCTACTACTACCACAAAG ATTGGACTATTTCTCTTGGGATTGGTTTAATCACCTTTGCTTCCCTGGAAACCACTGGGATATACTTTGGTCTAG TGTACCGAATTCGGAGTGTCCTTGACAGCTTTGTTCCTCTGATTGACAGATTCAGGCTGAGAG GCATTAGAAAAGCTGCCTAG